A genomic window from Candidatus Bathyarchaeota archaeon includes:
- a CDS encoding 50S ribosomal protein L19e, giving the protein MSLKNQRRLAAELLKVGENRVWIDPTRVGDVEVAITRKDIRRLIHEGVIESRPEIGISRVRARVKHKRKKVGRGRGPGSRKGSKGARTPPKELWINRVRALRRQLKGLRDRRVITPRVYRQLYRMI; this is encoded by the coding sequence TTGAGCCTAAAGAATCAGAGAAGACTAGCAGCGGAACTCCTTAAAGTTGGCGAAAACCGGGTGTGGATTGATCCTACCCGGGTTGGTGACGTTGAAGTTGCAATCACCAGAAAGGATATTCGTCGTTTAATTCATGAAGGGGTAATTGAATCTCGTCCGGAAATTGGGATTAGTCGTGTGCGGGCTCGGGTTAAACATAAGAGGAAGAAAGTAGGGCGTGGTAGAGGTCCTGGAAGTCGGAAGGGCTCCAAGGGAGCGCGTACCCCTCCGAAGGAATTGTGGATTAATCGTGTCCGGGCCCTTAGAAGGCAACTGAAGGGGCTACGCGACCGCCGAGTAATCACTCCTCGCGTTTACCGACAGTTATATCGAATGATA
- a CDS encoding 50S ribosomal protein L32e — MAQVSSGSEQERLLRVREKLKQKKPKFMRQESWRYLRVKNCWRRPKGIDSKMREKLAGRPSSVSIGYGSPRRVRGLHPSGLEEILIYRPEDLAKVNPERQAVRIAHTVGARKRAEILEKAKELKITVLNPQGVKAIEPKESEKTSSGTP; from the coding sequence ACGGTTGCTTCGGGTGCGTGAGAAGTTGAAACAGAAGAAGCCGAAGTTTATGCGTCAGGAAAGTTGGAGGTATCTACGAGTGAAAAATTGTTGGCGCCGCCCCAAGGGAATCGACAGTAAAATGCGCGAGAAACTAGCCGGGAGACCCTCATCGGTTTCCATTGGATATGGTTCTCCAAGAAGAGTTCGGGGTCTTCACCCCTCTGGTTTGGAAGAGATCCTCATTTATAGGCCGGAGGATTTAGCTAAAGTAAATCCAGAGAGGCAGGCAGTGCGAATAGCCCATACAGTAGGAGCTCGCAAGCGAGCCGAAATTCTAGAAAAAGCAAAGGAGCTTAAAATCACTGTTTTAAACCCACAAGGAGTGAAGGCGATTGAGCCTAAAGAATCAGAGAAGACTAGCAGCGGAACTCCTTAA